In the Pseudomonas sp. ADAK2 genome, one interval contains:
- the prpD gene encoding 2-methylcitrate dehydratase — translation MSANVDLNNRPDYDTVLQDIADYVLNFKIESTEALDTARNCLIDTLGCGLLALRFPECTKHLGPIVEGTVVPFGARVPGTSFRLDPVKAAWDIGCIVRWLDYNDTWLAAEWGHPSDNLGGILAVADHLSQKRLANGDAPLTIRAVLEAMIMAHEIQGVIALENSFNRVGLDHVLLVKVASTAVTAKLMGANREQLLSALSHAFADGQALRTYRHAPNAGSRKSWAAGDASSRGVRLADIAMRGEMGIPGVLTAKQWGFYDVLFSHTNNDLALKPDDKRAFSFSRKYGSYVMENVLFKISFPAEFHAQTACEAAVTLHPQVRNRLHEIDKIVITTHESAIRIISKVGPLANAADRDHCIQYMTAVPLAFGNLVAEQYEDDFHAAHPIIDVLREKMVIVEEPRFTREYLEADKRSIANAIQVFFKDGSSTENVVVEYPIGHRRRRTDGIPLLEDKFKANLATRFTAQRSAEIFALCKDQATLEATPVNRFVDLFVI, via the coding sequence ATGAGCGCCAACGTCGACCTGAACAACCGCCCCGACTACGACACGGTCCTGCAGGACATTGCCGACTACGTCCTCAACTTCAAGATCGAGTCCACCGAAGCACTCGACACCGCCCGCAACTGCCTGATAGACACCCTCGGCTGTGGCTTGCTGGCCCTGCGCTTTCCCGAATGCACCAAACACCTGGGCCCGATCGTCGAAGGCACCGTCGTCCCGTTCGGTGCCCGCGTGCCCGGTACTTCTTTTCGTCTCGATCCGGTCAAAGCCGCGTGGGACATCGGCTGCATCGTGCGCTGGCTCGATTACAACGACACCTGGCTCGCCGCCGAGTGGGGCCATCCGTCCGATAACCTCGGCGGGATTCTCGCGGTGGCCGATCACCTCTCGCAAAAGCGCCTGGCCAATGGCGATGCACCGCTGACCATTCGCGCGGTGCTGGAAGCAATGATCATGGCCCACGAGATTCAGGGCGTTATCGCGCTGGAAAACTCCTTCAACCGCGTAGGACTCGATCACGTGCTGCTGGTGAAAGTCGCCTCCACGGCGGTCACCGCCAAACTGATGGGCGCCAATCGTGAGCAATTGTTGTCGGCGTTGTCCCACGCTTTTGCCGATGGCCAGGCGCTGCGCACTTATCGTCATGCGCCGAATGCCGGGTCGCGCAAATCCTGGGCTGCCGGCGACGCCTCCAGTCGTGGCGTGCGTCTGGCGGACATCGCGATGCGTGGCGAGATGGGCATCCCCGGCGTGCTGACCGCCAAGCAGTGGGGCTTCTATGACGTGTTGTTCAGCCACACCAACAACGATCTGGCGCTCAAGCCCGACGACAAACGCGCGTTCAGTTTCTCCCGCAAATACGGCAGTTATGTGATGGAAAACGTGCTGTTCAAGATCAGTTTTCCCGCCGAATTCCACGCGCAGACTGCCTGCGAAGCGGCCGTCACCCTGCATCCGCAGGTGCGCAATCGTCTGCACGAAATCGATAAGATCGTCATCACCACCCACGAATCGGCGATCCGCATCATTTCCAAAGTCGGCCCGCTGGCCAATGCCGCCGACCGCGACCATTGCATTCAATACATGACCGCTGTGCCGCTGGCCTTCGGCAATCTGGTGGCCGAGCAGTACGAAGACGACTTCCACGCCGCGCACCCGATCATCGACGTGCTGCGCGAGAAAATGGTCATCGTCGAAGAACCGCGCTTCACCCGCGAATACCTGGAAGCCGACAAGCGCTCCATCGCCAATGCGATCCAGGTGTTTTTCAAGGACGGCTCCAGCACCGAGAACGTGGTGGTCGAATATCCAATCGGCCATCGCCGGCGTCGCACCGATGGCATTCCGTTGCTGGAAGACAAGTTCAAGGCCAACCTGGCGACGCGTTTTACCGCGCAGCGTAGCGCCGAAATCTTTGCGTTGTGTAAGGACCAGGCAACGCTTGAGGCGACGCCCGTGAACCGGTTTGTCGACCTGTTCGTGATCTGA
- a CDS encoding DMT family transporter yields the protein MAALVTSVLFLIVCLSWGTTWLGIKIAVESVPPLTAAGLRFLIAFPLFLSFALLRREPLLFPRQSRWFFVFVTLSYFSLPYYLLNYGEMHVSSGLTALLFSCMPVFILIFSAVFLREKIYPSQVVGIAIGFGSLFMIIRSQGLHLDHAEFFGVLAILAAAVMHALCYVITKKQGAAISVITYNTLPIGLAGLMLFVAGLSVEAPVFDDITTRSWGALLYLGLVASVGGFIVYFLLLKRLSPIILSFVFIIFPVFAVVIGAWYEGQSISRELMGYSAVLLAGFAITKLPVEKWLKR from the coding sequence CTGGCCGCACTGGTCACCAGCGTGCTGTTCTTAATCGTGTGCCTGAGTTGGGGCACCACGTGGCTGGGGATCAAGATCGCCGTCGAAAGTGTGCCGCCACTGACCGCCGCTGGCCTGCGTTTCCTGATCGCCTTTCCGCTGTTTTTGAGCTTCGCCCTGCTGCGTCGCGAGCCGCTGCTGTTTCCACGGCAGAGTCGCTGGTTTTTCGTGTTCGTCACGCTGTCGTATTTCAGCCTGCCGTATTACTTGCTCAACTATGGCGAGATGCACGTTTCGTCCGGCCTGACCGCCCTGTTGTTCAGCTGCATGCCCGTGTTCATCCTGATTTTTTCGGCAGTGTTTTTGCGAGAGAAAATCTATCCCTCGCAGGTGGTGGGCATCGCCATCGGCTTTGGCAGTCTGTTCATGATTATCCGCAGTCAGGGCCTGCATCTGGACCACGCCGAGTTCTTCGGGGTGCTAGCGATTCTGGCGGCGGCGGTGATGCATGCGCTGTGTTACGTGATCACCAAGAAACAGGGCGCGGCGATTAGCGTGATCACCTACAACACGCTACCCATCGGCCTCGCGGGTTTGATGCTGTTTGTGGCGGGGCTGAGCGTTGAGGCGCCGGTGTTCGATGACATCACCACGCGCTCGTGGGGCGCCCTGCTCTACCTGGGGCTGGTGGCGTCGGTGGGTGGGTTTATCGTTTACTTTTTGCTGCTCAAGCGCCTGAGCCCGATCATTTTGTCGTTCGTGTTTATTATTTTTCCGGTGTTCGCGGTGGTGATTGGTGCGTGGTACGAGGGGCAAAGTATTTCGCGGGAATTGATGGGGTATTCGGCAGTGTTGCTGGCGGGGTTTGCCATTACCAAATTGCCGGTCGAGAAATGGCTCAAACGCTGA
- the rloA gene encoding retropepsin-like aspartic peptidase RloA: MRLKPFATFLYFLFLPGVAAAGEKTVYGLNEYASLNGIDLEVAAKLDTGAKTASLSARDIKRFKRNGESWVRFYLAIDAAHSHPIERPLARVSKIKRRAGDYDPEEGKKYTARPVIELDICMGTALRSIEVNLTDRSAFQYPLLIGSEALKRFDALVDPSLKYAAGKPACATDAHTAE, from the coding sequence ATGAGACTCAAGCCCTTCGCCACATTCCTTTATTTCCTTTTCCTGCCCGGTGTCGCCGCCGCGGGGGAAAAGACCGTGTACGGCCTCAATGAGTACGCCTCGCTGAACGGCATTGACCTGGAAGTCGCGGCCAAACTCGACACCGGGGCGAAAACCGCTTCTTTAAGTGCACGGGACATCAAGCGTTTCAAACGCAATGGCGAGTCCTGGGTGCGCTTCTATCTCGCCATCGATGCCGCGCATTCGCACCCGATCGAACGGCCACTGGCCCGGGTCAGCAAGATCAAGCGCCGGGCCGGCGACTACGATCCGGAAGAAGGCAAGAAATACACGGCCCGCCCGGTGATCGAGCTGGATATCTGCATGGGCACGGCCTTGCGCAGCATCGAAGTGAACCTGACCGACCGCAGCGCCTTCCAGTACCCGCTCCTGATCGGCTCCGAAGCACTCAAACGTTTCGATGCGCTGGTCGACCCCAGTCTTAAATACGCTGCTGGCAAACCCGCCTGCGCCACCGACGCTCATACCGCAGAGTAA
- the prpF gene encoding 2-methylaconitate cis-trans isomerase PrpF, which produces MAHTPQIKIPATYMRGGTSKGVFFSLQDLPEAAQIPGPVRDALLLRVIGSPDPYDKQIDGMGGATSSTSKTVILSKSIKADHDVDYLFGQVSIDKPFVDWSGNCGNLSAAVGSFAISNGLVDASRIPHNGVAVVRVWQANIGKTIIAHVPITNGEVQETGDFELDGVTFPAAEVQVEFMDPAAEEEGGGGSMFPTGNLVDELEVPGVGTFKATMINAGIPTIFINAEDLGYTGTELQGAINGDPKALAMFETIRAYGALRMGLIKDLDEAAKRQHTPKVAFVAKPADYVASSGKAIAAGDVDLLVRALSMGKLHHAMMGTAAVAIGTAAAISGTLVNLAAGGIERNAVRFGHPSGTLRVGAEASQVNGEWTVNKAIMSRSARVLMEGFVRVPGDSF; this is translated from the coding sequence ATGGCTCACACACCCCAGATCAAAATCCCCGCCACCTACATGCGCGGCGGCACCAGCAAAGGCGTGTTCTTCAGCCTGCAAGACCTGCCCGAAGCGGCACAGATTCCCGGCCCGGTTCGCGACGCGTTGTTGTTGCGGGTGATCGGCAGCCCCGACCCGTACGACAAGCAAATCGACGGCATGGGCGGCGCGACGTCCAGCACCAGCAAAACCGTGATCCTGTCGAAAAGCATCAAGGCTGATCACGACGTCGATTACCTGTTTGGTCAGGTGTCCATCGACAAGCCATTCGTCGATTGGAGCGGCAACTGCGGCAACCTGTCGGCGGCGGTCGGCTCGTTCGCCATCAGCAATGGTTTGGTCGATGCCAGCCGCATTCCGCACAACGGCGTGGCCGTGGTGCGCGTGTGGCAGGCCAACATCGGCAAGACCATCATCGCCCATGTGCCGATCACCAACGGCGAAGTGCAGGAAACCGGTGATTTCGAACTCGACGGCGTGACCTTTCCCGCCGCCGAAGTGCAGGTCGAATTCATGGACCCGGCGGCGGAAGAAGAGGGCGGCGGCGGGTCGATGTTCCCCACCGGCAACCTGGTGGATGAGCTCGAAGTGCCCGGCGTCGGCACCTTCAAGGCGACCATGATCAACGCCGGCATCCCGACGATTTTCATCAATGCCGAAGACCTCGGCTATACCGGCACCGAGCTGCAAGGCGCGATCAACGGCGACCCGAAAGCCCTGGCGATGTTCGAAACCATCCGTGCCTACGGCGCGCTACGCATGGGCCTGATCAAGGACCTGGACGAAGCGGCCAAGCGCCAGCACACGCCGAAAGTGGCGTTCGTGGCCAAGCCGGCGGACTACGTGGCATCCAGCGGCAAGGCGATTGCGGCGGGGGATGTCGACCTGCTGGTGCGGGCGCTGTCGATGGGCAAATTGCACCACGCGATGATGGGCACGGCGGCGGTGGCGATTGGTACGGCGGCGGCCATCTCTGGCACCTTGGTAAACTTGGCCGCGGGCGGTATCGAACGTAACGCCGTGCGTTTCGGGCATCCGTCCGGCACGTTGCGCGTGGGGGCCGAGGCCAGTCAGGTGAACGGTGAATGGACCGTGAACAAAGCCATCATGAGCCGCAGTGCGCGGGTGTTGATGGAAGGCTTCGTCCGCGTGCCGGGTGATTCGTTCTGA
- a CDS encoding GntR family transcriptional regulator, which yields MDQLDPPVITQDDSETLSENVFRRIQAAIVKGEIAPGSKISEPELARTYGISRGPLREAIHRLEGQRLLVRIPHVGARVVSLSHAELLELYEIRESLEGMACRLAAERMTVEEIDELRRVLETHERDAAFQAGVGYYQQEGDFDFHYRIIQGSGNRTLTQMLCGELYQLVRMYRIQFSTTPNRPRQAFAEHHRILDAIADRDGELAELLMRRHIGASKRNIARHYQDGANKTATERGES from the coding sequence CTGGATCAACTCGATCCCCCGGTGATAACGCAGGATGATTCGGAGACACTTTCCGAGAACGTCTTCCGACGCATCCAGGCCGCCATCGTCAAGGGCGAGATCGCCCCGGGCAGCAAGATCTCCGAGCCGGAGCTGGCCCGCACCTATGGCATCAGCCGCGGACCGTTGCGCGAAGCGATCCATCGGCTGGAAGGCCAGCGCCTGCTGGTGCGCATACCGCACGTCGGGGCGCGGGTCGTTTCGTTGAGCCACGCCGAGTTGCTGGAACTCTACGAAATCCGCGAATCCCTCGAAGGCATGGCCTGTCGCCTGGCCGCTGAGCGCATGACTGTCGAAGAAATCGACGAGCTGCGCCGGGTCCTCGAAACCCATGAGCGTGATGCGGCGTTCCAGGCCGGTGTCGGCTACTACCAGCAAGAAGGCGATTTCGACTTTCATTACCGGATCATCCAGGGCAGCGGCAACCGTACCCTGACCCAGATGCTCTGCGGCGAGCTGTACCAATTGGTCCGTATGTACCGCATCCAGTTTTCCACCACGCCCAATCGCCCGCGCCAGGCCTTTGCCGAGCACCACCGGATTCTCGACGCCATCGCCGACCGTGACGGTGAACTGGCCGAGTTGTTGATGCGCCGTCACATCGGCGCCTCCAAACGCAATATCGCCCGTCACTACCAGGACGGCGCTAATAAGACAGCCACTGAACGAGGTGAGTCATGA
- the prpC gene encoding bifunctional 2-methylcitrate synthase/citrate synthase — MAEAKVLSGAGLRGQVAGQTALSTVGQSGAGLTYRGYDVRELAADAQFEEVAYLLLYGELPTTAQLAAYIDKLSKLRDLPQALKEVLERIPADAHPMDVMRTGCSFLGNIEPEKDFSAQHDITDRLLAAFPAIMCYWYRFSHDGKRINCVSDEQSIGGHFLHLLHDKKPSELHVKVMNVSLILYAEHEFNASTFTARVCASTLSDMYSCVTAAIGSLRGPLHGGANEAAMEMIERFKSPEEAIKGTLGMLERKDKIMGFGHAIYKDNDPRNEVIKAWSKKLADEVGDKVLFPVSEAIDKTMWEQKKLFPNADFYHASTYHFMGIPTKLFTPIFVCSRLTGWAAHVFEQRANNRIIRPSAEYVGVEQRKFVPIEQR; from the coding sequence ATGGCCGAAGCAAAAGTACTCAGTGGTGCCGGGCTCCGTGGCCAGGTTGCCGGGCAAACCGCACTGTCCACCGTGGGCCAGTCGGGCGCCGGCCTGACCTACCGTGGCTACGACGTTCGCGAACTGGCGGCTGACGCACAGTTCGAAGAAGTCGCCTACCTGCTGCTGTACGGCGAACTGCCGACCACCGCACAGCTCGCGGCTTATATCGACAAACTGAGCAAGCTGCGCGACCTGCCGCAAGCCCTGAAAGAAGTGCTGGAACGCATCCCCGCCGACGCCCACCCGATGGACGTGATGCGCACCGGTTGCTCGTTCCTGGGCAACATCGAGCCAGAGAAAGACTTCAGCGCCCAACACGACATCACCGACCGTCTGCTGGCCGCGTTCCCGGCGATCATGTGCTACTGGTATCGCTTCAGCCACGACGGCAAACGCATCAATTGCGTGAGCGACGAACAATCGATCGGCGGCCACTTCCTGCACTTGCTGCATGACAAGAAGCCGAGCGAGTTGCACGTCAAAGTCATGAACGTGTCGCTGATCCTCTACGCGGAACACGAATTCAACGCTTCGACTTTCACCGCCCGTGTCTGCGCCTCGACCCTGTCGGACATGTATTCTTGCGTCACCGCGGCCATCGGTTCCCTGCGAGGTCCGTTGCACGGCGGCGCCAACGAAGCGGCGATGGAAATGATCGAACGCTTCAAATCGCCGGAAGAGGCGATCAAAGGCACCCTCGGCATGCTCGAGCGCAAGGACAAGATCATGGGCTTCGGTCACGCGATCTATAAGGACAACGATCCGCGCAACGAGGTGATTAAGGCCTGGTCGAAAAAACTGGCTGATGAAGTGGGCGACAAGGTGCTGTTCCCGGTTTCCGAAGCCATCGACAAGACCATGTGGGAGCAGAAGAAACTGTTCCCGAACGCCGACTTCTACCATGCGTCGACGTACCACTTCATGGGCATCCCGACCAAATTATTCACGCCGATTTTCGTCTGCTCGCGCCTGACCGGCTGGGCCGCGCACGTGTTCGAACAACGCGCCAACAACCGCATCATCCGCCCGAGCGCCGAGTACGTCGGCGTCGAACAGCGCAAGTTCGTGCCAATCGAACAACGCTGA
- the acnD gene encoding Fe/S-dependent 2-methylisocitrate dehydratase AcnD, translating to MNTEFRKPLPGSHLDYFDVRAAIEAIQPGAYDTLPYTSRVLAENLVRRCDPATLTDSLKQFIERKRDLDFPWFPARVVCHDILGQTALVDLAGLRDAIALQGGDPAQVNPVVPTQLIVDHSLAVERGGFDPEAFEKNRAIEDRRNEDRFHFINWTKKAFKNVDVIPPGNGIMHQINLEKMSPVIQVRDGVAFPDTCVGTDSHTPHVDALGVIAIGVGGLEAESVMLGRASWMRLPESVGVELTGKLQPGITATDMVLALTEFLRKQKVVGAWLEFFGEGASALTLGDRATISNMAPEYGATAAMFYIDQQTIDYLKLTGREDEQVQLVENYAKQTGLWADSLKHAQYERGLSFDLSSVVRNMAGPSNPHARVATSDLAAQGISGQWTEVPGQMPDGAVIIAAITSCTNTSNPRNVIAAGLLARNANKLGLIRKPWVKSSLAPGSKTVALYLDEAGLTSELEQLGFGIVAFACTTCNGMSGALDPVIQQEIIDRDLYATAVLSGNRNFDGRIHPYAKNAFLASPPLVVAYAIAGTIRFDIEKDVLGVVDGKEIRLKDIWPSDEEIDAVVKASVKPEQFRQVYIPMFAIHEDTGPKVTPLYDWREMSTYIRRPPYWEGALAGARPLKGMRPLAVLPDNITTDHLSPSNAIMLDSAAGEYLAKMGLPEEDFNSYATHRGDHLTAQRATFANPKLFNEMVKENGKVKQGSLARVEPEGQVMRMWEAIETYMERKQPLIIIAGADYGQGSSRDWAAKGVRLAGVEAIAAEGFERIHRTNLVGMGVLPLEFLPGTDRHTLAIDGSETYDVIGDRTPRAQLTLVINRLNGERVEVPVTCRLDTAEEVSIYEAGGVLQRFAQDFLEESAVAV from the coding sequence ATGAACACAGAATTCCGCAAACCGCTGCCCGGCAGCCATCTGGATTATTTCGACGTCCGTGCGGCGATCGAAGCCATCCAGCCTGGCGCCTATGACACCCTGCCATACACCTCCCGCGTACTCGCGGAAAACCTGGTGCGTCGCTGCGACCCGGCCACGCTCACCGATTCCCTGAAGCAATTCATCGAACGCAAGCGCGACCTCGACTTCCCGTGGTTCCCGGCGCGTGTGGTATGCCATGACATCCTCGGCCAGACCGCCCTGGTCGACCTCGCCGGCCTGCGCGATGCCATCGCTCTGCAAGGTGGCGACCCGGCGCAAGTGAACCCGGTGGTGCCGACGCAATTGATCGTCGACCACTCCCTGGCCGTCGAGCGCGGTGGCTTCGATCCGGAGGCGTTCGAGAAGAACCGCGCCATCGAAGACCGGCGCAACGAAGACCGTTTTCACTTCATCAACTGGACCAAAAAAGCCTTCAAGAACGTTGATGTGATCCCGCCGGGCAACGGGATCATGCACCAGATCAACCTGGAGAAAATGTCTCCGGTGATCCAGGTGCGTGACGGCGTGGCGTTCCCGGATACCTGCGTCGGCACCGACAGCCACACCCCGCACGTTGATGCGCTGGGCGTGATCGCCATTGGCGTTGGTGGTCTGGAAGCGGAGAGCGTGATGCTCGGTCGCGCCTCGTGGATGCGTCTGCCGGAAAGCGTCGGCGTCGAACTGACCGGCAAGCTGCAACCGGGCATCACCGCCACCGACATGGTGCTGGCGCTGACCGAGTTCCTGCGTAAACAAAAAGTCGTTGGAGCATGGCTGGAATTCTTCGGCGAAGGCGCTTCCGCGCTGACCCTCGGCGACCGTGCGACCATTTCCAACATGGCCCCGGAATACGGCGCCACCGCGGCGATGTTCTACATCGACCAGCAGACCATCGACTACCTGAAACTCACCGGCCGCGAAGACGAGCAAGTGCAGCTGGTCGAGAACTATGCCAAGCAAACCGGCCTCTGGGCTGACAGCTTGAAGCATGCGCAATACGAGCGCGGCTTGAGCTTCGACCTGTCTTCGGTGGTGCGCAACATGGCCGGCCCGAGCAACCCGCACGCCCGCGTTGCCACCTCGGACCTCGCCGCCCAAGGCATCTCCGGCCAGTGGACCGAAGTGCCGGGCCAGATGCCGGATGGTGCGGTGATCATCGCCGCCATCACCAGTTGCACTAACACCAGCAACCCGCGCAACGTCATCGCTGCCGGCCTGCTGGCGCGCAATGCCAACAAGCTGGGGCTGATCCGCAAGCCGTGGGTCAAATCGTCCTTGGCCCCGGGTTCGAAAACCGTGGCGCTGTACCTCGACGAAGCGGGGCTGACCAGCGAACTGGAGCAACTCGGTTTCGGCATCGTCGCGTTCGCCTGCACCACCTGCAACGGCATGTCCGGCGCACTCGACCCGGTGATCCAGCAAGAGATCATCGACCGCGATTTGTACGCGACCGCCGTTCTGTCCGGCAACCGCAACTTCGACGGGCGGATTCACCCCTACGCGAAGAACGCGTTCCTCGCTTCGCCGCCATTGGTGGTGGCTTACGCCATTGCCGGGACCATCCGTTTCGACATCGAAAAAGATGTGCTGGGCGTGGTCGATGGCAAGGAAATTCGCCTCAAAGACATCTGGCCGAGCGACGAAGAAATCGACGCGGTGGTGAAAGCCTCGGTGAAGCCGGAGCAGTTCCGTCAGGTCTACATCCCGATGTTCGCCATCCATGAAGACACCGGCCCGAAAGTCACGCCGCTGTACGACTGGCGCGAGATGAGCACCTACATCCGCCGTCCGCCGTACTGGGAAGGCGCACTGGCCGGCGCCCGTCCGCTCAAGGGCATGCGCCCATTGGCAGTGCTGCCGGACAACATCACCACCGATCACCTGTCGCCGTCGAACGCAATCATGCTCGACAGTGCGGCGGGCGAATACCTGGCGAAAATGGGCTTGCCGGAAGAGGACTTCAACTCCTACGCCACCCACCGTGGCGACCACTTGACCGCGCAGCGCGCGACCTTCGCCAACCCGAAACTGTTCAATGAAATGGTCAAGGAAAACGGCAAGGTCAAGCAGGGCTCGCTGGCGCGCGTCGAGCCGGAAGGTCAAGTGATGCGCATGTGGGAAGCCATCGAAACCTACATGGAGCGCAAGCAGCCGCTCATCATCATCGCTGGCGCCGATTACGGTCAGGGTTCGTCCCGGGACTGGGCGGCCAAAGGCGTGCGTCTGGCGGGTGTGGAAGCGATTGCCGCCGAAGGCTTCGAGCGCATTCACCGCACCAACCTGGTGGGCATGGGCGTGTTGCCGCTGGAGTTTTTGCCGGGCACCGATCGTCACACCCTGGCCATCGACGGCAGCGAAACCTACGACGTGATTGGCGATCGCACGCCGCGTGCGCAGTTGACGCTGGTGATCAATCGTCTGAATGGCGAACGCGTTGAAGTGCCGGTGACCTGCCGCCTCGACACGGCTGAAGAAGTGTCGATCTACGAGGCGGGCGGCGTGTTGCAGCGCTTTGCCCAGGACTTCCTCGAAGAGTCGGCGGTCGCCGTCTAA
- the prpB gene encoding methylisocitrate lyase gives MSSNKSTPGQRFRDAVASEHPLQVVGAINANHALLAKRAGFKAIYLSGGGVAAGSLGVPDLGITGLDDVLTDVRRITDVCDLPLLVDVDTGFGSSAFNVARTVKSMIKFGAAAIHIEDQVGAKRCGHRPNKEIVSLQEMVDRIKAAVDARTDDSFVIMARTDALAVEGLESALDRAAACIEAGADMIFPEAITELDMYKLFANRVKAPILANITEFGATPLYTTEQLAAADVSLVLYPLSAFRAMNKAAENVYTAIRRDGTQQNVIDTMQTRMELYDRIDYHTFEQKLDALFAAKK, from the coding sequence ATGAGTTCGAACAAGAGCACTCCAGGCCAGCGTTTCCGCGATGCGGTCGCCAGCGAGCATCCGCTGCAAGTCGTTGGCGCGATCAACGCCAACCATGCGCTGCTGGCCAAACGCGCTGGTTTCAAGGCGATCTACCTGTCGGGTGGCGGGGTGGCTGCCGGCTCTCTCGGCGTGCCGGACCTGGGGATTACCGGGCTGGATGACGTGCTGACCGACGTGCGCCGCATCACCGATGTGTGCGACCTGCCGCTGCTGGTGGACGTGGACACCGGTTTCGGTTCCTCGGCGTTCAACGTGGCCCGTACCGTCAAGTCGATGATCAAGTTCGGCGCGGCAGCGATCCATATCGAAGACCAGGTCGGCGCCAAGCGCTGCGGTCACCGTCCTAATAAAGAAATCGTGTCGTTGCAGGAAATGGTCGACCGCATCAAAGCCGCCGTTGATGCCCGCACCGATGACAGCTTCGTGATCATGGCCCGTACCGATGCGCTGGCTGTAGAAGGTCTGGAATCTGCCCTGGATCGTGCCGCCGCGTGCATCGAGGCTGGCGCCGACATGATCTTCCCGGAAGCCATCACCGAACTGGACATGTACAAGCTGTTCGCCAACCGCGTGAAAGCGCCGATCCTGGCCAACATCACCGAATTCGGCGCGACGCCGCTGTACACCACCGAACAACTCGCCGCTGCCGACGTGTCGCTGGTGCTGTACCCGCTGTCGGCGTTCCGCGCGATGAACAAGGCCGCGGAAAACGTCTACACCGCGATCCGCCGCGACGGCACGCAACAGAACGTGATCGACACCATGCAGACGCGCATGGAGCTTTACGACCGGATCGACTACCACACCTTCGAGCAGAAGCTCGATGCGTTGTTTGCCGCCAAAAAATGA